In a genomic window of Gemmatimonadota bacterium:
- a CDS encoding cytochrome c oxidase subunit 3 has protein sequence MTTQAAALDRGGMDATEVGMGVYNMKLGMWVFLLSEVMFFTSLIGGYIILRGAHPDMFAQPGVVLNVPLTAFNTFLLICSSVTMVLAFAGIERGDQAKLKMWLIATAVIGMAFLGVQVYEYIQLSGHGFVPTVEGYRAEGAPLYGTTFYTMTGFHGFHVLMGVLALWYLVIQAFRGKYTAGSHGAVEITGLYWHFVDLVWIILFTIVYLI, from the coding sequence ATGACGACACAGGCGGCCGCGCTGGACCGAGGAGGAATGGACGCCACCGAAGTGGGGATGGGCGTCTACAACATGAAGCTCGGCATGTGGGTGTTCCTGCTGTCCGAGGTGATGTTCTTCACCAGCCTGATAGGTGGCTACATCATCCTGCGCGGGGCGCACCCGGACATGTTCGCGCAGCCGGGGGTGGTGCTGAACGTCCCGCTGACGGCGTTCAATACCTTCCTGCTGATCTGCAGCAGCGTGACCATGGTGCTGGCGTTCGCCGGCATCGAACGCGGCGACCAGGCTAAGCTGAAGATGTGGCTGATCGCCACCGCGGTGATCGGCATGGCCTTCCTGGGCGTGCAGGTATACGAATACATCCAACTCTCCGGGCACGGATTCGTGCCCACCGTGGAGGGCTACCGCGCGGAGGGCGCGCCCCTGTACGGCACGACCTTCTACACCATGACCGGGTTCCACGGCTTCCACGTGCTCATGGGCGTGCTGGCGCTGTGGTACCTGGTGATCCAGGCTTTCCGCGGCAAGTACACCGCGGGCAGCCACGGCGCGGTGGAGATCACCGGCCTGTACTGGCACTTCGTGGACCTGGTCTGGATCATCCTGTTCACCATCGTCTATCTGATCTGA
- a CDS encoding cytochrome C oxidase subunit IV family protein, translated as MEHAAAHTGGASIKAYMVVFGTLAVLTVIEVLIPLRFGFPKNVQVILLVFLALWKALLVALYYMHLRYEPQRLKWMVIAPLPLAVILVMAVLTEF; from the coding sequence ATGGAACACGCGGCAGCGCACACGGGCGGAGCGAGCATCAAGGCCTACATGGTCGTATTCGGCACGCTGGCGGTCCTGACGGTGATCGAGGTGCTGATCCCGTTGCGTTTCGGCTTTCCCAAGAACGTGCAGGTCATCCTTCTGGTCTTCCTGGCGCTCTGGAAGGCCCTGCTCGTGGCGCTCTACTACATGCACCTGCGCTACGAGCCGCAGCGCCTGAAGTGGATGGTCATCGCGCCGCTGCCGCTGGCGGTGATCCTGGTGATGGCCGTCCTCACCGAGTTTTAG